The proteins below are encoded in one region of Magnetococcales bacterium:
- a CDS encoding class I SAM-dependent methyltransferase, whose amino-acid sequence MNLEATRLRNWYATAQGKVAADMVGSAMTRWLSRSTVDRTLTLGYPHPYLERIRTWSDQVFGASPAEMGVMPWPVQGNRFAQVRADALPFADALFDRVILVHLLEAVEEPHAVLREAWRVLKPLGRILLVVPNRQGLWARCEATPFASGTAFTPGAVRRVLEEALFEPRQAGFALYLPPWMGQRWHGFAPACEQAGQRWFAPFGGVLLNEAQKVVLARTPLGSPLETAKKRGKAIIPLTGKPSVRVRVRHKP is encoded by the coding sequence ATGAATCTGGAAGCGACCCGTTTGAGAAATTGGTATGCCACCGCACAGGGCAAGGTGGCCGCGGATATGGTCGGATCGGCCATGACGCGGTGGCTTTCCCGGTCAACGGTGGATCGGACGCTGACCCTGGGGTATCCCCATCCCTATCTGGAGCGGATCCGGACCTGGAGTGATCAGGTATTCGGGGCCTCTCCGGCGGAGATGGGGGTGATGCCCTGGCCGGTGCAAGGCAACCGTTTCGCCCAGGTGCGAGCCGATGCCCTTCCGTTCGCGGATGCCCTGTTCGATCGGGTCATCCTGGTCCATCTGCTGGAAGCGGTCGAAGAGCCCCATGCGGTTTTGCGGGAAGCCTGGCGCGTTTTGAAGCCGTTGGGGCGGATTCTGCTGGTGGTTCCCAACCGGCAGGGGCTGTGGGCGCGATGCGAGGCCACCCCTTTCGCGAGTGGTACGGCTTTCACCCCGGGGGCTGTGCGCCGGGTGTTGGAAGAGGCCCTGTTCGAACCCCGGCAGGCCGGGTTCGCTCTCTATCTGCCGCCCTGGATGGGGCAGCGTTGGCACGGATTCGCTCCCGCCTGTGAACAGGCCGGGCAGCGTTGGTTCGCCCCCTTCGGCGGGGTGCTGTTGAATGAAGCGCAAAAAGTCGTTCTGGCGCGGACCCCGTTGGGTTCCCCGCTGGAAACGGCCAAGAAACGGGGAAAGGCTATCATCCCCCTGACTGGAAAACCCTCTGTCAGAGTAAGAGTCCGACATAAGCCATGA
- the xerD gene encoding site-specific tyrosine recombinase XerD yields MNNDALIQQFLDDLLVEFGASPNTLEAYRLDLEGFSAWLESRGIALADAQRPVLLDYLEVMAQRGLAPASVSRKMSALRRFFRFQMVNRMRDEDPTRLVERPKGVRKLPAMLTEEEVEALLQAPDLDTDLGLRDAAMLELMYAAGLRVSELVSLKGEDLDHQFGSVRIVGKGDKERLVPVGVEALGLVSRYQKEARPFLVRTGNPPELFLSIRGGSMTRQNFWYIIRRYATLAGITKPLHPHLLRHSFASHLLNHGADLRAVQLMLGHADISTTEIYTHVATARLKQVHQQYHPRGL; encoded by the coding sequence ATGAATAACGACGCCTTGATTCAACAATTCCTGGATGACCTGCTGGTGGAATTCGGCGCTTCTCCGAATACGCTGGAGGCTTACCGTCTCGATCTGGAGGGCTTTTCCGCCTGGTTGGAGAGTCGGGGCATCGCCCTGGCCGATGCCCAGCGGCCGGTGCTGCTGGATTATCTGGAGGTCATGGCGCAGCGGGGTCTGGCTCCGGCTTCGGTGTCGCGCAAGATGTCGGCTTTGCGGCGCTTCTTCCGCTTCCAGATGGTCAACCGCATGCGCGACGAAGATCCCACCCGTTTGGTGGAGCGTCCCAAAGGCGTGCGCAAGCTGCCCGCCATGTTGACCGAGGAGGAGGTGGAGGCGCTGCTGCAGGCTCCCGATCTGGACACCGATCTGGGGTTGCGGGACGCGGCCATGTTGGAACTCATGTATGCTGCGGGACTGCGGGTCTCCGAACTGGTCTCTCTGAAAGGGGAGGATCTGGATCATCAGTTCGGCTCGGTGCGCATTGTCGGCAAGGGGGACAAGGAGCGTCTCGTTCCCGTGGGTGTGGAGGCGTTGGGGTTGGTGTCACGGTATCAGAAGGAGGCGCGTCCTTTCCTGGTCCGCACCGGCAATCCTCCGGAGCTGTTCCTCTCCATTCGCGGGGGTTCGATGACCCGGCAGAATTTCTGGTACATCATCCGTCGTTACGCCACCCTGGCGGGGATTACCAAGCCGTTGCATCCTCACCTGTTGCGCCACTCCTTCGCTTCGCATCTGCTCAATCACGGAGCCGATCTGCGGGCGGTGCAACTGATGCTGGGTCATGCCGACATCAGCACCACGGAGATTTACACCCACGTGGCCACGGCGCGTCTCAAGCAGGTGCATCAGCAGTATCATCCGAGAGGGCTGTAG